A window of the Burkholderia sp. 9120 genome harbors these coding sequences:
- a CDS encoding ATP-binding cassette domain-containing protein: protein MANTSSSFTESAPASSLFELDKVRFDVGATTLLDGIDLSISRECVTGLIGHNGSGKTTLMRLLARHHAQGAGAIRFDGKPLAAWKPREFARRVAHLPQYTPSTDGLLARELVALGRYPWHGSLGVFGDEDRERVAEAMQMTDVTHYADRQVDSLSGGERQRVWLAMLIAQDSRCLLLDEPTSALDVAHQVEVLDLVRTLCAERGIAAVIVLHDINMAARFCDRIVALRNGKILMQGSPRDIMTGPNLEAIYGVPMTVLRDPASGRAVGIPQ, encoded by the coding sequence ATGGCCAATACGAGTTCGTCTTTCACGGAATCCGCGCCGGCGTCGTCGCTGTTCGAACTGGACAAGGTCCGATTCGATGTGGGTGCAACGACGCTGCTGGATGGTATCGATCTGTCGATTTCCCGCGAGTGCGTGACCGGCCTGATCGGTCACAACGGGTCGGGCAAGACCACCTTGATGCGTTTGCTGGCGCGCCATCACGCGCAAGGTGCGGGCGCGATCCGCTTCGACGGCAAGCCGCTGGCCGCGTGGAAGCCGCGCGAATTCGCGCGTCGGGTGGCGCATCTGCCGCAATACACGCCCTCTACGGACGGCTTGCTCGCGCGTGAACTCGTCGCGCTGGGCCGCTATCCGTGGCACGGCAGTCTCGGTGTATTCGGCGACGAGGATCGCGAGCGGGTCGCCGAGGCGATGCAAATGACGGACGTGACCCACTACGCGGACCGGCAGGTGGATAGTCTGTCCGGCGGCGAGCGTCAGCGCGTGTGGCTGGCCATGCTGATCGCGCAGGACAGCCGCTGCCTGCTGCTCGACGAACCGACGTCCGCGCTCGATGTGGCGCACCAGGTCGAGGTGCTGGACCTCGTGCGCACGCTGTGCGCCGAGCGTGGCATTGCAGCCGTGATCGTGCTGCATGACATCAATATGGCCGCGCGCTTTTGCGATCGGATCGTCGCGCTGCGCAACGGCAAGATCCTGATGCAGGGCTCGCCTCGCGACATCATGACCGGCCCGAACCTCGAAGCGATCTACGGCGTGCCGATGACGGTGCTGCGAGATCCCGCCAGCGGCCGCGCCGTCGGTATTCCGCAATGA
- a CDS encoding ABC transporter substrate-binding protein yields the protein MKTGSVVPDRSKKRRLCLRALAATALGATVAAHGATPQAAARVPRRLVVLNWDLTEMVLSLGVAPIGVPAPSWYTSSVVAPPLPAGVVDVGLLFQPNYDLLYELRPDLMVITPAHASVKGSFERIAPTLTLGAYMTDPQPYQAMRAELSILARRLGLEARAQSLMDETDRVLARSRAALDAALPTGGYAQVYVAQAIDDRHLRIFGGASMFGDVLRRLGIRNAATASADGARDALVAGGAASSIVELERLIVAPDAHLLWVGAGEDGTAAGLQRNPVWRQLPFAQPGRSAILPVISPSGALISVQRFTRAVVDALPTRNSHVV from the coding sequence ATGAAGACGGGGAGCGTTGTGCCGGATCGCTCGAAGAAACGCCGTCTCTGTCTGCGCGCGCTGGCCGCGACCGCGCTCGGCGCGACGGTTGCCGCGCACGGCGCCACGCCGCAAGCCGCCGCCCGCGTGCCACGGCGGCTCGTCGTGCTGAACTGGGATCTGACGGAGATGGTGCTGTCGCTCGGCGTCGCGCCGATCGGCGTACCGGCGCCCTCGTGGTACACGAGTAGCGTGGTGGCGCCGCCGTTGCCGGCCGGTGTCGTCGACGTCGGTTTGCTGTTTCAGCCGAACTACGATTTGCTGTACGAGTTGCGGCCGGACCTGATGGTGATCACCCCCGCGCATGCGAGCGTGAAGGGTTCGTTCGAGCGCATTGCGCCGACCTTGACGCTCGGCGCGTACATGACGGATCCGCAACCGTATCAGGCGATGCGTGCCGAACTGTCCATACTCGCCAGACGCCTGGGTCTCGAAGCGCGGGCCCAGTCGCTGATGGACGAAACCGACCGGGTGCTCGCGCGCTCGCGTGCGGCGCTCGACGCCGCCTTGCCGACCGGCGGCTATGCGCAGGTCTATGTCGCCCAGGCGATCGACGATCGTCATCTGCGGATTTTCGGCGGCGCCAGCATGTTCGGCGACGTCCTGCGGAGGCTGGGCATTCGCAATGCCGCCACCGCGTCGGCGGACGGCGCGCGTGACGCACTGGTGGCGGGAGGCGCTGCCTCCAGCATCGTCGAACTCGAACGGCTGATCGTCGCGCCGGACGCTCATCTCCTGTGGGTCGGGGCAGGCGAGGACGGCACGGCCGCCGGTCTGCAACGCAATCCGGTGTGGCGGCAACTGCCTTTCGCGCAGCCCGGCAGATCGGCGATCCTGCCGGTCATCTCGCCGAGCGGCGCGTTGATTTCCGTTCAGCGGTTCACTCGCGCCGTCGTGGACGCCCTGCCAACGCGGAACAGCCATGTCGTATAA
- the fhuB gene encoding Fe(3+)-hydroxamate ABC transporter permease FhuB, which translates to MPEAGEGPRLATSEPKNRLPMLISLLVLAALALTAWVLQKQLAGSSLWSALVTPEPGNLHQLIVHDSALPRIAITLICGAALALAGAIAQQVLRNPLAEPMTLGIFPGAYLALTIATIWAPAAAASQRELIALVGGALAMLLVFGLAWRQRLASLSVILSGMIVSLYCGSLTLGLAISHFQLLTGLMIWGGGALDQHGWQASGALFERLALASVAIFLLRRPLSLFEAGESTARGLGVSLPRTRFAALGLAVALTACVVSAVGVIGFIGLAAPTLARLAGARRFQQRLIWAPLLGATLLWLTDEVVQMVAISGVFGSQLIPTGAVTSLFGAPMLLWLLRQLKSRPDLRTDGPGGSTAFRRKRPAQLVAVVASLAVLVAVLSLMFGRGLNGWHVTSAAQLGALAFWHVPHTAAALAAGIMLGLAGVLVQRMTGNPVASPDLIGVSSGGALGIVAAVFLFAAPGPLELFGACLVGSIVTLMLLLWFGHRVKYAPERLLLIGVAIGALFQAVSGTVTASGDPRAVLLLNFVVGSTYYVDPIAAAVAVVVAVFGLGAAPLLARWLELLSLGEGTSRSLGVRVDVARLAVLLLTALLTATATLLIGPLSFVGLMAPHLARSLGVCRAREQLLAAAAAGALLMVLADWLGRMLLFPDEMPAGLMAALICGPYLLWSMLRTAPRAA; encoded by the coding sequence ATGCCCGAAGCAGGCGAAGGCCCGCGGTTAGCGACCTCGGAGCCGAAAAACCGACTTCCCATGCTGATCTCGCTGCTGGTGCTGGCGGCATTGGCGCTGACCGCGTGGGTCTTGCAGAAGCAACTCGCGGGATCGAGTCTTTGGTCCGCGCTGGTCACGCCGGAGCCGGGCAATCTGCATCAACTGATCGTGCATGACAGCGCATTGCCGCGTATCGCCATCACGCTGATTTGCGGGGCGGCGCTTGCACTCGCGGGCGCGATTGCGCAACAGGTGCTGCGCAATCCGCTCGCGGAACCGATGACGCTGGGGATTTTCCCCGGCGCGTATCTGGCGCTGACGATCGCGACGATCTGGGCGCCGGCCGCCGCGGCGAGTCAGCGCGAGTTGATCGCGCTGGTGGGCGGCGCACTGGCGATGTTGCTGGTCTTCGGCCTCGCATGGCGGCAACGGCTTGCGTCGCTATCGGTGATCCTGTCCGGGATGATCGTGAGTCTGTATTGCGGCTCGCTAACGCTCGGGCTGGCGATTTCGCATTTCCAGTTGCTCACCGGACTCATGATCTGGGGCGGCGGCGCGCTGGATCAGCACGGCTGGCAGGCAAGCGGCGCCTTGTTCGAGCGACTCGCGCTCGCCTCTGTCGCGATCTTTCTGTTGCGCCGTCCGCTAAGTCTCTTCGAAGCCGGCGAAAGCACCGCGCGCGGATTGGGCGTTTCGCTGCCGCGCACCCGCTTCGCCGCGTTGGGTCTCGCGGTGGCGCTGACCGCATGTGTGGTCAGCGCGGTCGGCGTGATCGGTTTTATTGGCCTCGCCGCGCCGACGCTGGCTCGCCTTGCGGGCGCCCGGCGTTTCCAGCAGCGTCTCATCTGGGCGCCGCTGCTTGGCGCAACGCTACTGTGGCTCACCGACGAAGTCGTGCAGATGGTGGCGATCAGCGGCGTATTCGGCTCGCAACTCATTCCGACGGGCGCCGTCACGTCGCTGTTCGGCGCGCCGATGTTGCTGTGGCTTTTGCGGCAACTCAAGTCGCGCCCGGATCTGCGCACGGATGGTCCGGGTGGGTCGACCGCCTTCCGGCGCAAGCGTCCCGCGCAGTTGGTCGCGGTCGTGGCGTCGCTCGCCGTGCTGGTCGCGGTGCTGTCGCTGATGTTCGGACGCGGCCTGAACGGCTGGCACGTGACGAGCGCCGCTCAGCTCGGCGCGCTGGCGTTCTGGCATGTGCCGCACACCGCGGCGGCGTTGGCGGCGGGCATCATGCTGGGCCTCGCCGGCGTGCTGGTTCAGCGCATGACCGGCAATCCCGTGGCCAGTCCCGACCTGATCGGCGTCAGTTCGGGCGGCGCGCTCGGCATTGTGGCCGCCGTGTTCCTGTTCGCCGCGCCTGGGCCGCTCGAGTTGTTCGGCGCCTGTCTCGTGGGCTCGATCGTCACGTTGATGCTGTTGCTGTGGTTCGGACATCGCGTGAAATATGCGCCGGAGCGGCTGTTGCTGATCGGCGTGGCGATTGGCGCGTTGTTTCAGGCCGTCAGCGGCACGGTCACGGCGAGCGGCGATCCGCGCGCGGTGTTGCTGCTGAATTTCGTCGTCGGCTCGACGTATTACGTGGATCCGATTGCGGCGGCGGTGGCGGTGGTCGTCGCGGTGTTCGGTTTGGGCGCGGCGCCGTTGCTCGCTCGCTGGCTGGAACTGCTTTCTCTCGGCGAGGGCACGAGCCGTTCACTGGGCGTGCGCGTCGATGTCGCGCGTCTGGCGGTTTTGCTGTTGACTGCGTTGCTGACGGCCACCGCGACCTTGCTGATCGGACCGCTGTCGTTCGTCGGGTTGATGGCGCCGCATCTCGCTCGTTCGCTGGGCGTATGCCGGGCGCGCGAACAACTGCTGGCGGCCGCCGCAGCGGGCGCGCTGCTGATGGTGCTGGCCGATTGGCTCGGCCGCATGCTGCTGTTCCCCGACGAAATGCCCGCGGGCTTGATGGCCGCGTTGATCTGCGGACCTTATCTGCTGTGGTCGATGTTGCGGACCGCGCCGCGTGCGGCGTGA
- a CDS encoding peptidyl-alpha-hydroxyglycine alpha-amidating lyase family protein → MNEQYGSLCPCCGSAEHRAISRRTFLNLIAGTAAGLAIPSAFADTQSAPAIPYDSIANPVHLPKDTYFGECSGIALNSQGHIFVLSRGNTNGPAYGAAAAQLLEFAPDGRFIREIGRNLYAWSFAHTVKIDRQDNIWVTDKGSDMVIKFTPDGRVAMVFGRKQEAADEDTAPLKHPNPPLPAEDGRFRQVTDVAWDVAGNTYISDGYINSRVAKVDRDGNWLKSWGERGTGPGQFHTPHSIALDAHDNIYVADRSNRRIQVFDTEGTFLRQFTIDVPVPPGARPAIGNMPDEATLAAGTFAPGAPWAICISPGPNQVLYSADGYPGRIYKMTLDGKVLGVLGQSGKQLKQFGWIHQMACPSENVLFVAELLNWRVQKLVLHA, encoded by the coding sequence ATGAACGAACAATATGGGTCGTTGTGCCCTTGCTGCGGCAGCGCGGAACATCGCGCAATCAGTCGCCGTACGTTCCTGAACCTGATCGCCGGCACCGCTGCCGGTCTCGCCATACCATCCGCCTTCGCGGACACTCAATCCGCACCCGCGATTCCTTACGACTCGATTGCCAATCCCGTTCATTTGCCTAAAGACACGTATTTCGGCGAATGCTCCGGCATCGCGCTCAACTCGCAAGGACATATCTTCGTGCTGTCGCGCGGCAACACCAACGGACCGGCCTATGGCGCGGCAGCGGCGCAATTGCTGGAGTTCGCGCCCGACGGCCGTTTCATTCGCGAGATAGGACGCAATCTGTACGCGTGGTCGTTCGCGCATACGGTCAAGATCGACCGGCAAGACAACATCTGGGTGACGGACAAAGGCTCCGACATGGTGATCAAATTCACCCCGGACGGCCGCGTCGCGATGGTATTCGGCCGCAAGCAGGAAGCCGCCGACGAAGACACCGCGCCGCTCAAACACCCTAACCCGCCGCTGCCCGCCGAAGACGGCCGCTTCCGTCAGGTGACGGACGTCGCGTGGGACGTGGCGGGCAATACGTACATCAGCGACGGCTATATCAACTCGCGCGTCGCCAAAGTGGATCGCGACGGCAACTGGCTCAAATCATGGGGCGAACGCGGCACCGGTCCGGGACAGTTTCATACCCCGCACAGCATCGCGCTCGACGCGCACGACAACATCTACGTCGCCGACCGCAGCAACCGGCGCATTCAGGTGTTCGATACCGAAGGCACGTTCCTGCGGCAATTCACGATCGACGTGCCGGTCCCGCCGGGCGCGCGTCCGGCGATCGGCAACATGCCGGACGAAGCCACCTTGGCGGCCGGCACGTTTGCACCGGGCGCGCCGTGGGCCATCTGCATTTCACCGGGACCGAATCAGGTGCTGTACAGCGCCGACGGTTATCCGGGCCGTATCTACAAGATGACGCTCGACGGCAAGGTGCTCGGCGTGCTCGGTCAATCCGGCAAACAGTTGAAGCAGTTCGGCTGGATTCATCAGATGGCGTGCCCGTCGGAGAACGTGTTGTTCGTGGCCGAACTATTGAACTGGCGGGTGCAGAAGCTGGTGTTGCATGCGTGA
- a CDS encoding TetR/AcrR family transcriptional regulator, with protein sequence MGYSQAQKAESRQRVLETASRQIREDGIEALGVADCMRRAGLTHGAFYGHFSSRDALIVEALEYAVAQSRQRIAALNTASGKGGAKAKEPLQTIAELFLSDRHVKDPGNGCALCSLAGEARHASPEVRDRLTQYVHSLTSQIARTLAGPSEGMALGIVATIVGAVTLARAVDEDKLAKAILASSLALIVAQNKDARQAGTMA encoded by the coding sequence ATGGGCTACTCGCAGGCACAGAAGGCGGAAAGCCGGCAGCGCGTGCTGGAAACAGCGTCGCGGCAAATCCGTGAAGACGGGATCGAGGCGCTCGGCGTGGCGGATTGCATGCGGCGCGCCGGGCTCACGCATGGCGCGTTCTACGGGCATTTTTCATCGCGCGACGCGTTGATCGTCGAGGCGCTGGAATACGCGGTCGCTCAGAGCCGGCAACGCATCGCGGCACTCAACACGGCGTCGGGTAAAGGCGGGGCCAAGGCGAAAGAGCCTTTGCAAACCATAGCGGAATTGTTTCTCAGCGATCGCCACGTCAAGGACCCCGGCAACGGTTGCGCGTTGTGCTCGCTGGCCGGCGAAGCCCGGCATGCGAGCCCGGAAGTCCGGGACCGTTTGACCCAGTACGTCCACTCGCTGACGTCGCAGATCGCCAGGACCCTGGCGGGGCCCAGCGAAGGCATGGCGCTCGGTATCGTCGCGACGATTGTCGGCGCGGTCACGCTGGCGCGTGCGGTCGACGAAGACAAACTGGCGAAGGCGATTCTGGCTTCCTCGCTGGCGTTGATCGTTGCGCAGAACAAGGACGCGCGGCAAGCGGGGACCATGGCGTAA
- a CDS encoding SDR family oxidoreductase, whose protein sequence is MRFTGKTALVTGGNSGIGFVTAKLMIAEGARVVITGRDRAKLDQAVAELGENALGVQANLDDEAAIGTLFERIGSAYGSLDIVFANAGISGPTPLGGTSAAAFEAILRTNLTAVFLTVQAALPLMSAGGAIVLNGSVMRELGSPGSAAYSATKAGITGMAKVFATELVQRGIRVNTVIPGGTRTPIWTRGAREGATLDGTEEALAPRIPFGRLATPEEVAAAVLFLASNDASGMTGAEIVVDGGTTGAPWGSALFRQG, encoded by the coding sequence ATGCGTTTCACGGGAAAGACAGCGTTGGTCACGGGTGGCAATAGCGGCATTGGTTTCGTCACGGCAAAGCTGATGATTGCCGAAGGCGCGCGCGTGGTGATTACCGGCCGCGATCGCGCGAAGCTGGATCAGGCGGTTGCCGAGCTAGGCGAAAACGCACTAGGCGTGCAGGCCAATCTCGACGACGAAGCGGCGATCGGCACGTTATTCGAACGGATCGGCAGCGCGTACGGTTCGCTCGACATCGTCTTCGCGAACGCCGGCATTTCGGGGCCGACGCCGCTCGGCGGCACGTCGGCCGCCGCATTCGAGGCGATTCTGCGCACCAACCTGACCGCGGTCTTTCTGACGGTGCAGGCCGCGCTGCCGCTGATGAGCGCCGGCGGCGCGATCGTCCTGAACGGTTCGGTGATGCGCGAACTCGGCTCGCCGGGCTCGGCGGCTTATTCCGCGACCAAGGCGGGCATTACGGGCATGGCTAAAGTCTTCGCAACCGAACTGGTGCAACGCGGCATTCGCGTGAATACCGTGATTCCGGGCGGCACGCGCACACCGATCTGGACGCGTGGCGCGCGTGAGGGCGCCACGCTCGACGGTACTGAAGAGGCGCTCGCACCGCGTATTCCGTTTGGCCGCCTGGCCACGCCGGAAGAAGTCGCGGCGGCGGTGCTGTTCCTCGCGTCGAACGACGCTTCGGGAATGACGGGCGCGGAGATTGTCGTGGATGGTGGCACGACTGGCGCACCGTGGGGCTCGGCGCTGTTCCGTCAGGGGTGA
- the gcvA gene encoding transcriptional regulator GcvA: MKYRLPPLNALRAFEAAARHMSFKNAAEELCVTPAAISHQIRSIEEYLGIELFCRSNRTIELTEHGKRCFQEVTLGFTHLTRAMTWVDTSQESQRLVITAGPAFTTKWLVPRLSAFTELHPGIKTRVSASLALCDFVKEGVDVAIRFGRIDTAGLHVERLIEESVAPMCSPALRNADGKPLTPADLAHVPLIHDESLRMVDPAATGWSEWFKQAGLKGDATRGLFFNHADHALQAAAEGTGVVLGRRVLAAPDVRNERLMIPFGPEVATGLFFHFVTTPEKSRNATVKVFRDWLFEELRREVKPLAWGNGTP; the protein is encoded by the coding sequence ATGAAATATCGCTTGCCGCCGTTGAACGCACTTCGCGCTTTCGAAGCCGCCGCACGGCATATGAGCTTCAAGAACGCCGCGGAAGAACTGTGCGTCACGCCCGCGGCGATCAGCCATCAGATCCGCAGCATCGAGGAATACCTCGGCATCGAGCTGTTTTGCCGCTCGAATCGCACGATCGAATTGACCGAACACGGCAAACGCTGTTTTCAGGAAGTCACGCTGGGCTTCACGCATCTGACGCGCGCCATGACCTGGGTCGACACGAGCCAGGAATCCCAGCGGCTGGTCATTACGGCGGGCCCGGCCTTCACGACCAAATGGCTCGTGCCGCGTCTGTCGGCTTTCACCGAATTGCACCCCGGCATCAAGACGCGCGTGTCGGCTTCGCTGGCGCTATGCGATTTCGTCAAGGAAGGCGTGGACGTGGCGATCCGCTTCGGCCGCATCGACACCGCGGGCTTGCATGTCGAACGCCTGATCGAGGAATCCGTGGCGCCGATGTGCAGCCCCGCGTTGCGTAACGCGGACGGCAAGCCCCTCACCCCCGCCGATCTCGCGCACGTCCCCCTGATTCACGACGAGTCGCTGCGAATGGTCGACCCGGCCGCTACCGGCTGGTCGGAGTGGTTCAAGCAGGCAGGCCTGAAAGGCGATGCCACGCGCGGCCTGTTTTTCAATCACGCGGATCACGCGCTCCAGGCCGCGGCCGAAGGCACGGGCGTCGTGTTGGGCCGGCGCGTACTGGCTGCGCCGGACGTGCGCAACGAACGCCTGATGATCCCGTTCGGCCCCGAAGTTGCAACGGGGCTGTTCTTTCACTTCGTCACGACGCCGGAGAAAAGCCGGAACGCTACGGTGAAGGTGTTCCGCGACTGGCTGTTCGAAGAACTGCGCCGTGAAGTGAAGCCGCTAGCGTGGGGAAACGGCACCCCCTAG
- a CDS encoding CidA/LrgA family protein translates to MFGFAFFIAMYLVGNDLSTRFALPVPGPIIGLGLVFALLVVRGKVDAPLKGPADTLLRYLALMLVPTCVGVVELIHRVPSGIPGLACVLVLALVGGSLATSWIANALLGHGDVGVDTAADPLASSVPQR, encoded by the coding sequence ATGTTCGGTTTCGCCTTCTTCATTGCCATGTATCTGGTCGGCAACGACCTGTCGACGCGTTTCGCGCTGCCGGTCCCCGGACCGATCATCGGACTGGGTCTGGTGTTCGCGCTGCTAGTCGTGCGCGGCAAGGTAGATGCCCCACTCAAAGGGCCGGCCGACACGTTGCTGCGCTACCTTGCATTGATGCTGGTGCCGACCTGCGTCGGCGTGGTCGAACTGATTCATCGTGTGCCGTCCGGCATCCCTGGACTCGCCTGCGTGCTGGTGCTCGCGCTGGTGGGCGGCAGTCTCGCCACGTCCTGGATCGCCAACGCACTGCTGGGTCACGGCGACGTTGGCGTTGACACCGCCGCCGATCCGCTTGCGTCATCCGTTCCACAACGCTAG
- a CDS encoding LrgB family protein, translating to MTTATISLGFIALTIAAYSAGNWLYLRSGKLPVLQPVLIATSVLVVALLSAGLPYSRYFEATAPLHDLLGPAVVALAVPLYENVHKARGALWRIALATLLGGVTVTGSALLLGRGFGLSPLMERALSTKSLTTPIALSVAGKIGGSVPLTILGVFVTGLVGVTLTPFLLKTLRIDDPAVKGFTLGLTSHTFGITRALEFGSEAVAFATLGMVLMGCASAVLLPVIFRLL from the coding sequence ATGACGACCGCCACGATTTCTCTGGGCTTCATCGCGCTAACCATTGCCGCCTATTCGGCCGGCAACTGGCTATATCTGCGCTCGGGAAAACTGCCCGTGCTGCAACCGGTGCTGATCGCCACCAGTGTACTGGTGGTCGCGCTGCTGAGCGCCGGGCTGCCGTATAGCCGGTATTTCGAGGCCACCGCGCCGTTGCACGACCTGCTCGGGCCAGCCGTGGTCGCGCTGGCCGTGCCGCTTTACGAGAACGTCCACAAGGCGCGAGGGGCGCTGTGGCGGATTGCGCTCGCGACCCTGCTCGGCGGCGTGACGGTGACGGGCAGCGCGTTGCTGCTCGGGCGCGGCTTCGGGTTGAGTCCGCTGATGGAGCGGGCGCTCAGCACCAAATCGCTGACCACGCCGATTGCTTTATCGGTGGCGGGCAAAATCGGCGGGTCCGTGCCGCTGACGATTCTCGGCGTGTTCGTCACGGGGCTGGTTGGTGTGACGTTGACGCCGTTCCTGCTCAAGACGCTTCGTATCGACGATCCGGCGGTGAAGGGCTTCACGCTGGGTTTGACGTCACACACCTTCGGTATTACGCGTGCGCTCGAGTTCGGCTCGGAAGCCGTGGCCTTCGCCACGCTCGGCATGGTGCTGATGGGCTGCGCGTCGGCGGTGCTGTTGCCGGTGATTTTCCGCTTGCTGTGA
- a CDS encoding D-2-hydroxyacid dehydrogenase, translating to MHKIVFLDRTTLAPQIVLREPRFDHQLIEHDRTAPDQVLKRLAGASIAITNKVALTDDLLAQLPDLKLVAVAATGTDCVDKAACERLGIAVSNIRGYAINTVPEHTFALILALRRNLIAYREDVLAGEWQKSGQFCFFTHAIHDLAGARLGIIGEGVLGQRVAEIGKAFGMQPMFAAHKGREGLGPLYTPWDEVLATSDIITVHSPLTPHTRNMLAMPEFRAMQRRPLLINTARGGLVDEHALVQALDEGLISGAGFDVTAGEPPDDDNPLLRAAGRPNVILTPHVAWASDEAQQRLADQLMDNIENFVDGTPSNLVRGSY from the coding sequence ATGCATAAGATCGTTTTTCTCGACCGCACGACGTTGGCGCCGCAAATCGTGTTGCGCGAGCCGCGCTTCGATCATCAACTGATCGAGCACGATCGCACCGCGCCGGATCAGGTGCTCAAGCGCCTGGCCGGGGCGTCGATTGCGATTACCAACAAGGTCGCGTTAACCGACGACCTGCTCGCGCAGTTGCCCGACCTGAAGCTCGTCGCGGTGGCCGCGACCGGCACGGACTGCGTCGACAAAGCGGCGTGCGAACGACTCGGCATCGCGGTCAGCAATATTCGCGGCTATGCGATCAACACGGTGCCCGAGCACACCTTCGCGTTGATCCTCGCGCTGCGGCGCAATCTGATCGCCTATCGCGAGGACGTACTCGCCGGTGAGTGGCAGAAGTCCGGGCAATTCTGTTTCTTCACACACGCCATTCACGATCTGGCCGGCGCGCGGCTCGGCATCATCGGCGAAGGGGTGTTGGGGCAGCGCGTCGCGGAAATCGGCAAGGCGTTCGGCATGCAGCCGATGTTCGCCGCGCACAAAGGCCGCGAAGGGCTCGGCCCGTTGTACACGCCATGGGACGAAGTGCTGGCGACCAGCGACATCATCACCGTACACAGTCCGCTCACGCCGCACACGCGCAACATGCTGGCCATGCCCGAGTTTCGCGCGATGCAGCGGCGGCCGCTGCTGATCAACACGGCGCGCGGCGGACTCGTCGATGAACACGCGCTGGTGCAGGCGCTCGATGAAGGGCTGATCAGCGGCGCGGGATTCGATGTGACGGCGGGTGAGCCGCCGGACGACGACAACCCGCTGCTGCGCGCCGCCGGTCGGCCGAATGTGATTCTGACGCCGCATGTGGCGTGGGCGTCGGATGAGGCGCAGCAGCGGCTGGCCGATCAGTTGATGGATAACATCGAGAACTTTGTCGATGGGACGCCGAGTAATCTGGTGCGGGGGAGTTATTGA